The Sulfurospirillum oryzae genome includes a region encoding these proteins:
- a CDS encoding Crp/Fnr family transcriptional regulator yields MVTFISKKQALEILYRELTDISPLPMHVWEDASQYFCLKTLPKGAHLFDIGDKVKDFYFLIQGLARYYYISENGKEFNKSFAEKPGHLLSSISSVSMKEEVSPFGVEVLSEFTVLCISYENFRVLSAKHQAWNDLMLRIYERLIVKKERREADFLLLSAKERYMKFLNDYSMIESAVANYHIASYLGITEVALSRIRKEMKLT; encoded by the coding sequence ATGGTCACTTTCATCTCAAAAAAACAAGCGTTAGAGATACTTTATCGCGAATTAACGGATATATCTCCTTTGCCTATGCACGTTTGGGAAGATGCGTCACAGTACTTTTGTCTCAAAACGCTTCCTAAAGGGGCGCATCTGTTTGACATTGGCGATAAGGTCAAAGATTTTTATTTTTTGATTCAAGGGTTGGCACGCTACTACTACATCAGCGAAAATGGTAAAGAGTTCAACAAGTCGTTTGCGGAAAAACCGGGGCATCTTTTAAGCAGCATCTCCTCTGTTTCGATGAAGGAGGAAGTCTCTCCTTTTGGTGTGGAGGTACTGAGTGAGTTTACGGTGCTGTGCATCAGCTATGAAAATTTTAGAGTGCTGAGTGCAAAGCATCAAGCGTGGAATGATTTGATGTTGCGTATTTACGAGCGTTTGATCGTCAAAAAAGAGCGCAGGGAAGCGGACTTTTTGCTTTTGAGTGCGAAAGAGCGCTACATGAAATTTTTAAACGACTATTCGATGATTGAGAGTGCGGTTGCTAATTATCATATTGCCTCGTATCTTGGCATCACGGAAGTGGCACTTTCACGCATTCGCAAAGAGATGAAATTAACTTAG
- a CDS encoding GNAT family N-acetyltransferase yields MRLKIADKNDVDGIFALHSKYQIDSILEEDKKDGFVTTAFSKEQLNDIIEKEQGIFIALQEGKVVAYVMSASWQYWSPWPIFAQMIENLPNLSYLGQTLSIHNSYQYGPVCVDKSVRGSGVLEKLFNFALESMQKRYPILVTFINKINARSYAAHTRKIGLEVICEFPFNGNNYYELVFDTSKRVCAGI; encoded by the coding sequence ATGCGGTTAAAAATTGCGGATAAGAACGATGTAGATGGCATCTTTGCGCTTCATTCAAAATATCAAATTGATTCGATTTTGGAAGAAGACAAAAAAGACGGTTTTGTAACCACGGCGTTTAGCAAAGAACAACTGAATGATATTATCGAAAAAGAACAAGGAATTTTCATCGCACTGCAAGAGGGCAAAGTTGTCGCTTATGTGATGTCTGCTTCATGGCAATACTGGTCACCATGGCCGATATTTGCGCAAATGATCGAAAACTTACCCAATCTTTCGTATCTAGGACAAACGCTTAGTATTCACAACTCGTACCAATATGGTCCCGTGTGCGTCGATAAAAGCGTGCGAGGTAGTGGCGTTTTGGAAAAACTGTTTAATTTTGCGCTGGAGAGCATGCAAAAGCGCTATCCTATTTTGGTGACATTTATCAATAAAATCAACGCTCGCTCATACGCGGCACATACACGAAAAATCGGCTTGGAAGTGATTTGCGAGTTTCCATTTAACGGCAATAATTATTATGAGCTGGTTTTCGATACTTCTAAAAGAGTATGTGCGGGTATATGA
- a CDS encoding transcriptional antiterminator Rof, with protein sequence MNTPISCEFYDQLMVAIERKIPSTIVYLENEQSSTVKGVVTTLTMIEYEEFLILQGGKKINLQTIFSFNGKKHKER encoded by the coding sequence ATGAACACACCCATCTCTTGCGAATTTTACGACCAACTCATGGTCGCCATAGAGCGAAAAATCCCCTCAACCATTGTCTATCTGGAAAATGAGCAAAGTAGCACCGTTAAAGGTGTTGTCACGACATTGACAATGATAGAATATGAAGAATTTTTGATCTTGCAAGGTGGAAAAAAGATCAATCTTCAAACGATTTTTTCGTTTAATGGGAAAAAACATAAAGAGCGTTGA
- a CDS encoding YqaA family protein, whose translation MSYFSLFLTSFASATLLPGGSEALFVYLLSIHLSPLLLLTVATLGNTLGSFVNYVLGKYATDFALSKGYMKEKHLKKASSLFEKYGAWSLLFSWLPIIGDPLTFVAGIVRYAWWKFVIIVGFAKLARYIFVYLGFLAIAS comes from the coding sequence GTGAGTTATTTCTCCCTTTTTCTCACAAGTTTCGCTTCTGCCACACTTTTGCCAGGTGGAAGCGAAGCGCTTTTTGTCTACTTGCTATCAATCCATCTCAGTCCTCTTTTACTCTTAACCGTTGCGACACTTGGCAATACATTAGGCTCTTTTGTCAATTATGTACTTGGAAAATACGCCACCGATTTTGCCCTCTCTAAAGGCTACATGAAAGAGAAACACCTCAAAAAAGCTTCGTCTCTTTTTGAAAAATACGGTGCGTGGAGCCTTCTTTTCTCATGGCTTCCGATCATCGGCGACCCGCTCACCTTTGTTGCTGGCATCGTCCGTTATGCGTGGTGGAAGTTTGTCATCATCGTTGGATTTGCCAAGTTGGCGCGCTATATTTTTGTCTACCTTGGCTTTTTAGCCATAGCATCATGA
- a CDS encoding MFS transporter: MFKTIFPLSLIISLRFLGLFIVLPVLSVYALHLEGSNELLVGITIGGYALTQMLLQIPFGIMSDKIGRKITIFIGLVIFLIGSLICAYSSTIYGLMIGRFLQGAAAIGAVGTAMISDMVKEEVRGHAMAIMGGCIAASFAISMMLGSIIGGYYGVDKLFFITAALSIFAMIVLYTKVPNPPKIIHNYGADERELKHILKDKDLMKMNITNMLQKGMMTLAFMVIPIIMVQEFGFAKKELWMVYLPAMIFGVLAMGPSAILGEKKHRSKEMLMIGVALFAISYVMMGYAHKAPWFIVGVVVFFIGFNMHEPLMQSMASKYAKVHQKGAALGVFNTFGYAGTFIGGVFGGYFLQHFGIMEIAWVIFIICILWLFLIASLKNPSHNKNIYLPYSSFDLTRAEHLHHVIGVVEWYRNESEQILVVKYDRNVTNQETILAVIS, translated from the coding sequence ATGTTCAAAACTATTTTCCCTCTCAGCCTTATTATTTCACTTCGTTTTTTAGGTCTCTTTATCGTCTTACCCGTCCTTTCCGTTTACGCACTTCACCTAGAAGGCTCTAACGAATTGTTAGTCGGTATCACCATCGGTGGGTACGCGCTTACACAGATGTTACTTCAAATTCCTTTTGGCATTATGTCCGACAAAATTGGACGCAAAATTACTATTTTTATTGGACTGGTCATTTTTCTCATTGGTTCGCTTATTTGCGCTTACAGCAGTACCATTTACGGCCTTATGATTGGACGTTTCTTACAAGGTGCGGCTGCCATTGGTGCTGTAGGAACTGCGATGATCAGCGATATGGTCAAAGAAGAGGTGAGAGGTCATGCCATGGCGATCATGGGAGGCTGTATTGCGGCTAGTTTTGCCATTTCGATGATGTTAGGCTCCATAATCGGCGGCTATTATGGGGTTGATAAACTCTTTTTTATTACTGCGGCACTCTCTATTTTTGCGATGATTGTGCTCTATACAAAAGTGCCAAACCCTCCAAAAATCATTCACAACTACGGCGCGGATGAGCGTGAGCTCAAACACATTTTGAAAGATAAAGATCTGATGAAGATGAACATCACCAACATGCTTCAAAAAGGGATGATGACGCTCGCTTTTATGGTCATTCCTATCATTATGGTGCAAGAGTTTGGGTTTGCCAAAAAAGAGCTCTGGATGGTCTATCTACCCGCCATGATCTTTGGTGTACTCGCCATGGGACCTTCCGCGATTTTAGGAGAGAAAAAACACCGCTCCAAAGAGATGCTGATGATCGGCGTGGCACTCTTTGCGATCAGCTACGTGATGATGGGTTATGCACACAAAGCACCATGGTTTATCGTGGGCGTGGTCGTCTTTTTCATCGGCTTTAACATGCACGAACCACTGATGCAGTCCATGGCAAGCAAATATGCTAAAGTTCATCAAAAGGGTGCAGCACTAGGTGTTTTTAACACCTTTGGTTACGCTGGAACATTTATTGGTGGTGTTTTTGGTGGTTATTTCTTACAGCACTTTGGCATTATGGAAATTGCTTGGGTTATCTTCATTATCTGTATTCTCTGGCTCTTTTTAATCGCAAGCCTTAAAAATCCAAGTCATAACAAAAACATTTACCTTCCTTACAGCAGTTTTGATCTGACTCGTGCAGAGCATTTGCATCACGTTATTGGTGTTGTTGAGTGGTACCGCAACGAAAGTGAGCAAATTTTGGTGGTCAAATACGACCGCAATGTCACCAACCAAGAGACTATTTTAGCCGTTATTTCCTAG
- the mltA gene encoding murein transglycosylase A: MRYSLPLFICLLFVLSGCAPKSAPSPQDEAFVTSLKEQNERFEKLSQNENFDELLFLFRQNCAAPLTKKVYANVCEQSLHVKDARAFFQNSFELKKIDPNEQRSMLTGYYEPLLHGSMKKSARFKYPVYAKPKDLVAIVGENDKKMRGRSVKGKMLPYYTREEIGKRKLNAEVLCYVDDKIDLFFMEVQGSGRVELEDGKVIFIGYADSNGHQYKSLGREMMNRGIFASVDEISLQSIRAWLLAHPSQIDAMLNTNPSYVFFRKMEQKATGSLGLVLTPERSVAVDRSFIPLGSLLAVKSHSPNYSVDKFVFAQDTGGAIKGPNRADMFMGYGERAQWIAGELKAPLEVWIMQPKF, encoded by the coding sequence ATGCGATACAGTCTCCCCCTTTTTATCTGTCTCCTGTTTGTGTTGAGCGGTTGTGCTCCAAAATCTGCTCCTAGCCCCCAAGATGAAGCTTTTGTAACTTCTCTCAAAGAACAAAATGAACGCTTTGAAAAGCTAAGTCAAAATGAAAATTTTGATGAATTGCTCTTCTTGTTTCGCCAAAATTGCGCGGCACCCTTGACTAAAAAAGTCTATGCCAATGTTTGTGAGCAATCCTTACATGTAAAAGATGCAAGAGCCTTTTTTCAAAACTCGTTTGAGTTAAAAAAGATCGATCCAAACGAGCAACGTTCGATGTTAACGGGTTATTATGAGCCACTGCTTCATGGAAGTATGAAAAAAAGCGCGCGCTTCAAGTACCCTGTGTATGCGAAGCCAAAAGATTTGGTGGCGATTGTGGGTGAAAATGATAAAAAGATGCGTGGGCGTTCGGTAAAAGGCAAAATGCTTCCGTACTATACCCGTGAAGAGATTGGAAAGCGTAAGCTCAATGCCGAGGTGCTCTGTTATGTAGACGATAAAATTGACCTCTTTTTTATGGAAGTGCAAGGCTCTGGCAGGGTTGAGCTCGAAGATGGCAAAGTCATTTTTATAGGCTATGCAGATTCCAATGGGCATCAGTACAAATCATTGGGTCGCGAGATGATGAACCGCGGTATTTTTGCCAGCGTTGATGAGATTTCCTTGCAGAGTATCAGAGCATGGCTTTTAGCGCATCCAAGTCAAATTGATGCTATGCTAAACACCAATCCAAGCTATGTTTTTTTCCGCAAAATGGAGCAAAAAGCAACGGGAAGTTTGGGGCTTGTCTTAACGCCTGAGCGTTCTGTCGCGGTGGATCGCAGTTTCATTCCACTAGGATCACTTTTAGCGGTTAAAAGTCATTCACCCAACTACAGTGTCGATAAATTTGTCTTTGCACAAGATACAGGCGGGGCGATCAAAGGTCCAAATAGGGCTGATATGTTTATGGGGTATGGCGAGCGGGCACAGTGGATAGCAGGCGAGCTTAAAGCGCCTCTTGAAGTGTGGATAATGCAGCCCAAATTTTAA
- the rdgB gene encoding RdgB/HAM1 family non-canonical purine NTP pyrophosphatase — MRIILATSNQGKVKEFQSWISEYEVVAYSDIMAPFEIDETGTTFKENALIKARAVYEKLEDKNDIVLSDDSGISVPVLGGEPGIYSARYAGVNASAKDNLNKLIQTLKDRGIAKTPAFYTAAIALVCAKGEFCVHGWMHGDAIAEARGNNGFGYDPMFIPCGYNQTLGELDESVKKAFSHRARALELAHIVLNSLNFLQNSFCKK; from the coding sequence TTGAGAATTATTTTAGCCACGTCCAATCAAGGTAAAGTAAAAGAGTTCCAGTCATGGATCAGCGAATACGAAGTCGTCGCTTATAGCGATATTATGGCGCCTTTTGAAATTGATGAGACAGGGACAACTTTTAAAGAAAATGCACTCATTAAAGCACGTGCCGTTTATGAGAAGCTAGAAGATAAAAATGACATCGTCTTAAGTGATGACAGTGGCATTAGCGTACCCGTTTTAGGTGGAGAACCGGGCATTTACAGCGCGCGTTATGCAGGCGTGAATGCGAGCGCAAAAGATAATTTGAACAAACTTATTCAGACGCTTAAAGACAGAGGGATTGCAAAAACGCCTGCCTTTTACACTGCGGCGATTGCGCTTGTATGTGCAAAAGGTGAATTTTGTGTCCACGGTTGGATGCATGGCGATGCCATAGCGGAGGCTCGTGGAAACAATGGTTTTGGGTATGACCCGATGTTTATCCCCTGTGGTTACAACCAGACACTGGGTGAGCTGGATGAGAGCGTGAAAAAAGCCTTTTCTCACCGAGCGCGTGCGTTAGAGCTCGCGCACATCGTTCTCAATAGTTTAAATTTCTTGCAAAATTCATTTTGCAAGAAGTGA
- a CDS encoding saccharopine dehydrogenase family protein, which translates to MATVLIIGAGGVSRVVTKKCAMNKDVFSHIVLASRTKSKCDQIANEIKESLHVDIETAAIDADNVDALVALIQKVKPALVMNIALPYQDLTIMDACVKTNVPYLDTANYEHPDLAKFEYKEQWARDKAFKDAGIMALLGSGFDPGVTNVFCAYAQQYLFDEINSIDILDCNAGDHGYAFATNFNPEINLREVSSKGRYWEEGKWIETEPVSVKMVWDYPEVGPKDSYLLYHEELESLVQNIKGLKRIRFFMTFGQSYLTHMKCLENVGMLRIDEVEVDGVKIVPIQLLKALLPDPASLGPRTVGFTNIGCVFEGLKDGKKRKIYIYNVCDHQACYRETGAQAVSYTTGVPAMIGAKMMLEGKWAGKGVFNMEQFDAKPFMDELNTQGLPWKIIEMKPEETFEVK; encoded by the coding sequence ATGGCAACAGTATTAATTATTGGTGCGGGTGGTGTCAGTCGTGTGGTCACCAAAAAATGTGCGATGAACAAAGATGTTTTTTCACATATTGTTTTAGCAAGCAGAACAAAGTCAAAGTGCGATCAAATCGCAAACGAGATCAAAGAATCTTTACATGTAGACATTGAAACCGCTGCGATTGATGCAGACAACGTCGATGCGCTTGTTGCGTTGATTCAAAAAGTCAAGCCAGCGTTAGTCATGAATATTGCGCTTCCATACCAAGATTTAACCATCATGGACGCCTGTGTTAAAACCAATGTACCTTACCTTGATACGGCAAATTATGAGCATCCAGATCTCGCAAAATTTGAGTACAAAGAGCAATGGGCAAGAGATAAAGCGTTTAAAGATGCTGGCATTATGGCGCTTTTAGGCAGTGGTTTTGACCCAGGTGTCACCAATGTTTTCTGTGCTTACGCACAACAATACCTTTTCGATGAGATCAACTCTATCGACATCTTAGACTGTAATGCAGGCGATCACGGTTATGCGTTTGCAACCAACTTTAACCCAGAGATTAACCTTAGAGAAGTGAGCTCCAAAGGACGTTACTGGGAAGAGGGTAAATGGATCGAAACAGAGCCTGTTTCAGTAAAAATGGTCTGGGATTACCCAGAAGTGGGCCCAAAAGACAGTTACCTTCTCTACCATGAAGAGTTAGAGTCTTTGGTTCAAAACATCAAAGGGCTTAAACGTATTCGTTTCTTTATGACCTTTGGTCAAAGCTACCTCACTCACATGAAATGTTTGGAAAATGTCGGCATGCTTCGCATTGATGAAGTTGAGGTCGATGGTGTGAAAATCGTGCCAATTCAACTCTTAAAAGCGCTACTTCCAGACCCTGCAAGTTTGGGACCGAGAACCGTTGGTTTTACGAACATCGGTTGTGTCTTTGAAGGTCTAAAAGATGGCAAAAAACGCAAAATCTACATCTACAATGTGTGCGACCACCAAGCATGTTATCGTGAGACAGGTGCTCAAGCAGTCAGTTACACCACAGGTGTGCCTGCGATGATCGGTGCTAAGATGATGTTAGAGGGCAAATGGGCTGGCAAGGGTGTGTTCAATATGGAACAATTCGATGCAAAACCATTTATGGATGAGTTAAACACACAAGGGCTTCCTTGGAAAATTATCGAAATGAAACCAGAGGAAACGTTCGAAGTTAAATAG
- a CDS encoding SDR family NAD(P)-dependent oxidoreductase → MKTVLITGCSSGIGYTCAHGLSKLGYTVFATCRNDADVKRLQAEGLNAFKLDLCDSSSLHVALAWMLSQTGGHIDVLFNNAAYGQPGAVEDLKRDVLREQFETNVFGTQELTNLVLPYMRKQKSGKIIYNSSILGFVAMSYRGAYNASKFAIEGLADTLRLELYGSGVEVVLIEPGPIRSHFRKNALAKFLANIDQEHSAHKEIYAKTLQRLQKSGDSAFTLGAEAVLEVLVQAIEAKKPKFRYLVTFPTKLFVWLKRLLPTSWMDVIARKAGD, encoded by the coding sequence ATGAAAACAGTTTTAATCACGGGCTGTTCTTCGGGCATTGGTTATACCTGTGCACATGGGCTTTCAAAGCTAGGTTACACCGTTTTTGCTACATGTCGCAATGATGCCGATGTCAAGCGTTTGCAAGCCGAAGGGCTGAATGCTTTTAAGCTCGATTTGTGTGATTCTAGCAGTTTACATGTAGCGCTTGCTTGGATGCTCTCACAAACGGGTGGTCATATTGATGTTCTTTTTAACAATGCCGCTTACGGACAACCTGGAGCTGTGGAAGACCTTAAACGTGACGTGCTTCGTGAGCAGTTTGAAACCAATGTCTTTGGTACGCAGGAGCTTACAAACCTCGTGCTTCCTTATATGCGCAAACAAAAAAGCGGAAAAATCATTTATAACAGCTCTATTTTGGGTTTTGTGGCGATGAGTTACCGAGGTGCATACAATGCTTCTAAATTTGCGATTGAGGGTTTAGCGGATACCTTACGACTCGAACTTTATGGAAGTGGGGTGGAAGTTGTTTTGATCGAGCCTGGTCCTATTCGTAGCCATTTTCGCAAAAATGCACTGGCGAAGTTTTTAGCCAACATCGATCAAGAACATTCGGCGCACAAAGAGATTTACGCTAAAACACTTCAAAGGCTTCAAAAAAGTGGCGATAGTGCTTTTACGTTGGGAGCTGAGGCTGTTTTGGAGGTTTTAGTTCAAGCGATTGAGGCGAAAAAGCCGAAATTTCGTTACCTTGTAACCTTCCCCACCAAACTCTTTGTATGGCTCAAACGACTTTTGCCAACATCTTGGATGGATGTTATAGCGCGTAAAGCGGGAGATTAA
- a CDS encoding ATP-binding protein: protein MKNVVGQAVRGKDFWDRKSELAKIWQAIENGTHPLLVAPRRVGKTSIMYKILDEPKDDYAVVYVNTESADSENDFWHKLFNALMDEEFKNKNKLVLKSFYARIKTISIKKISTSGIEFDDGKVLDYAEAFEELIKEIDSDKKLIIMMDEFAQTIENIIKYASIREAESLLKTHRSLRQNPKITSKVTFVYAGSIGLESVVAKLDAMKFINDLNSIKVTPLSKDEAAEFAHSLNTLIKSDEIFYLLERIEWLIPFYIQLIIQEIHAICLEKSLHVISKETVDQAIEHALDHRNHFEHWLARIKSAFEKDEFKFAKEILNLLSDQGTLESKEISNLADKYGLEHEVAKEIIHALVYDGYINNNENPKIYRFNSPILKLWWYKNVAN from the coding sequence ATGAAAAATGTTGTTGGTCAGGCGGTACGCGGTAAAGATTTTTGGGATAGAAAAAGTGAACTAGCCAAGATTTGGCAAGCCATTGAAAACGGCACCCATCCTTTGCTTGTAGCTCCAAGACGTGTGGGTAAAACTTCTATCATGTACAAAATTTTAGACGAACCAAAAGACGATTACGCTGTTGTATATGTCAATACCGAGTCTGCTGACAGTGAAAATGATTTTTGGCATAAACTTTTTAATGCGTTAATGGATGAAGAGTTTAAAAATAAAAATAAGCTCGTACTAAAATCTTTTTATGCTCGTATTAAGACCATTTCGATTAAAAAAATTAGCACTTCTGGTATCGAGTTTGATGATGGCAAAGTGCTTGATTATGCTGAAGCTTTTGAAGAATTAATCAAAGAGATAGACAGTGATAAAAAGCTGATTATTATGATGGATGAGTTTGCTCAAACGATTGAAAATATCATCAAATATGCAAGTATTCGCGAAGCAGAATCTCTGTTAAAAACCCATCGCTCCCTTCGTCAAAATCCTAAAATTACCTCTAAAGTTACTTTTGTTTATGCAGGTTCTATTGGTTTAGAGAGCGTTGTGGCAAAGCTAGATGCAATGAAGTTTATTAACGACTTAAATTCCATTAAAGTTACCCCTTTATCAAAAGATGAAGCGGCAGAATTTGCGCACTCTTTAAATACTTTGATAAAAAGTGACGAAATTTTTTATTTACTTGAGCGCATAGAGTGGCTTATTCCTTTTTATATTCAACTTATTATTCAAGAGATTCATGCTATTTGCCTTGAAAAATCTTTACATGTAATCTCCAAAGAGACTGTTGATCAAGCGATAGAACACGCCCTTGATCATCGAAATCACTTTGAACATTGGCTAGCGCGCATTAAAAGTGCTTTTGAAAAAGATGAGTTTAAATTTGCAAAAGAAATTCTAAATCTACTTAGTGATCAAGGCACATTAGAGTCTAAAGAGATAAGCAATCTTGCTGACAAATATGGACTGGAACATGAAGTTGCCAAAGAGATAATTCATGCACTGGTGTATGATGGCTACATCAACAATAACGAAAACCCTAAAATCTATCGCTTTAACTCTCCTATCTTAAAACTATGGTGGTATAAAAATGTCGCAAATTAA
- a CDS encoding AAA family ATPase — translation MSQINYSRYKYTPDEMNEEDFLSRFAVRKEIVETIFSDLKTSDYNVPNQNYLIIGQRGQGKTTLLRKLQLDVKNDVSLSAFLLPVKFAEEQYQIRSLCRLWEEVAEYLQVIYPEIFPTISDDMEVHYEDEDYELKCFDLLDKAIRAQSKKLLLLIDNIDELLEKLSKKEQHRLREILLSSSTLRIVGGSTKMIEQHFDYSSPFYQFFKIIKLKGLSFEESKEFLLAIAKEDQKERITSVLEKTPERVETLRRLTGGVPRTLVMLFDIFLDEEGNAFDDLLKILDEATPLYKHRMDDLPPQLQDIVHTIAMNWDGMFTSEIAKKTKLESKAVSSQLKQLEKYEIVESESAGKNKIYKIRERFFNIWYLMRYGRKKDRQRVEWLVKFFVSWFSQEELENRAKNLIVTMKNGNVKAPFVHIMTEALSYTGSLELATEYRLKQAAKECLEKQNSELSKELSQSEFELLLKAKDLNIEKKIPEALNVLIQSKRASKNILAYIGHLYQSISDFTKAEQYYREAIEKGDMFSYSFLASVYFENSIKREDALSYAKKGYKFCEDDHNTFVLAMILIWCESFQESYIIFEKYLTSKEAKKEQEIFVQWFLSLLMAKGQLYQTKKFMEMPEYELKERFKPIWYALMKLMAKEFPYEFEKMGSELAESVEEILAKIEFYKERYKI, via the coding sequence ATGTCGCAAATTAACTATTCTCGGTATAAATACACACCCGATGAGATGAATGAAGAGGATTTTTTATCACGATTTGCGGTGCGTAAGGAAATTGTGGAAACCATTTTTAGTGACCTTAAAACATCTGATTATAACGTGCCAAATCAAAACTATCTGATCATCGGTCAACGAGGGCAAGGAAAGACAACACTGCTTCGCAAACTTCAACTTGATGTTAAAAATGATGTGTCGTTGTCGGCATTTTTACTCCCTGTAAAATTCGCCGAAGAGCAGTACCAGATTCGCTCATTGTGTCGATTGTGGGAAGAGGTAGCGGAGTACCTTCAAGTCATTTACCCAGAGATTTTCCCTACCATTTCCGATGATATGGAAGTGCATTATGAGGACGAAGATTATGAGCTCAAATGTTTTGATCTTTTAGATAAAGCCATCAGAGCACAATCCAAAAAGCTTCTTTTGCTCATCGACAACATCGATGAACTACTAGAAAAACTGAGTAAAAAAGAGCAACACAGACTTAGAGAAATTTTGCTGAGTTCTTCAACGCTTCGCATTGTCGGCGGTTCAACGAAGATGATTGAGCAGCATTTTGACTATAGTTCACCTTTTTACCAGTTTTTTAAGATCATTAAATTAAAAGGGCTTAGTTTTGAGGAGAGCAAAGAATTTTTACTTGCCATTGCTAAAGAAGATCAAAAAGAGAGAATCACCTCTGTTTTGGAAAAAACACCTGAGCGGGTTGAAACGCTGAGACGTTTGACAGGTGGTGTGCCCCGAACACTCGTGATGCTTTTTGACATCTTTTTAGATGAAGAGGGCAATGCATTTGATGACCTTTTAAAAATTCTTGATGAGGCAACACCGCTTTATAAACACCGCATGGATGACTTGCCCCCACAACTTCAAGATATCGTCCATACCATCGCGATGAATTGGGATGGCATGTTCACGAGTGAAATTGCTAAAAAAACAAAGTTGGAGAGTAAAGCGGTCTCGTCCCAACTCAAACAGCTTGAAAAATACGAGATCGTCGAGTCTGAATCCGCAGGCAAAAATAAAATCTATAAAATCAGAGAACGCTTTTTTAACATCTGGTACTTGATGCGTTATGGTCGCAAAAAAGATAGACAACGAGTTGAATGGTTGGTGAAGTTTTTTGTCTCATGGTTTAGCCAAGAAGAGCTTGAGAATAGGGCTAAAAACTTAATAGTGACGATGAAAAATGGTAATGTTAAAGCACCTTTTGTGCATATCATGACGGAGGCTTTAAGTTATACGGGAAGTTTAGAATTAGCAACAGAATATCGGTTGAAACAAGCTGCAAAAGAATGTTTAGAAAAACAAAATTCTGAACTAAGTAAAGAGCTATCCCAATCTGAATTTGAGTTACTATTAAAAGCTAAAGATTTGAATATTGAGAAGAAAATACCAGAGGCTCTTAATGTATTAATACAGTCAAAACGTGCTAGTAAAAATATTTTAGCCTATATTGGGCATCTTTATCAGAGTATATCTGATTTTACTAAGGCGGAGCAATATTATAGAGAAGCTATTGAAAAAGGTGATATGTTTTCATATAGCTTCTTAGCAAGTGTTTATTTTGAAAATTCTATTAAAAGAGAAGATGCTCTTTCATATGCTAAAAAAGGCTATAAGTTTTGTGAGGATGATCATAATACATTTGTTTTAGCGATGATTCTTATATGGTGCGAGAGTTTTCAAGAAAGTTATATTATTTTTGAAAAATATTTAACATCAAAAGAAGCTAAAAAGGAACAAGAGATCTTTGTGCAATGGTTTTTATCTCTTCTTATGGCAAAAGGACAACTCTATCAAACTAAAAAATTCATGGAAATGCCAGAGTATGAGTTGAAAGAACGCTTCAAACCGATATGGTATGCACTGATGAAACTTATGGCAAAAGAGTTTCCCTATGAGTTTGAAAAAATGGGAAGTGAACTTGCTGAAAGTGTTGAAGAGATTTTAGCTAAAATTGAATTTTATAAGGAAAGATACAAAATTTAA